In bacterium, the sequence GACCTTCTGGTCGGCGGAGTAAAAGAACGATATCTTGCTTACAAGATGGGAATCGGTTTTTGCGATCACAATCACGAGCGCAAATTCCCCCTGGCGGGTTTTGCGGGAGATCTTGAATTTACGCGTGAAATACATACTTCATTGATGAGCCCGGTCTGGAGAATAATGGAAGATGAAAAATAAAACGGCGCTGAAAGAAAATTATGCCACGGTTAACCCCTGTTATAACTGTATGCCCTTAGGCGCGATAATCGCGGGTTCCGGGTTTGAAAAAACATGCACTCTGCTTCATGGATCTCAGGGCTGCGCGACTTACATGCGCCGCCACCTTTCGAGGCATTTTCAGGAACCGGTTGACGCGGGCTCGTCTTCTTTAAATGAAAAAGACGCTATTTACGGCGGTGAAGAAAACCTGAAAAAAGCCGTAATAAATATTTATAAGCAATATGATCCAAAGATGATAGTGGTCATAAGTACCTGCCTGTCTGAAACAATAGGCGATGATATTCCCGCGATAATTAATGAAATTGAAAACATTTCAAAGGCAGTGAATATCCCTCTGGCGCATGTTTCGTGTCCGAGTTATGCCGGCAGTTATACGAACGGGTACTGGAAGGCTGTAAAAGCGGTACTGGAAAAGAAAGCAAAACAAAATACGGAAATAAAAGTTGATACTATAAATATTATCCCGGGTATCGTTACTCCAAAAGACCTCAGATGTTTGTCTAAATTGGGGAAAGAATACGGGATCAAGTTTAATATCTTTGGGGATTATTCGGAAAGGTTTGACGCTCCTTGGAATAAAGTACATAAAATCATGCCGGATGGCGGCACAAAGCTGAGTTCCGTGGAAGATGCCGGAGATGCCGCCGCGACCATAGAGTTCTCTGTTAACCATCCTGAAACGGATTCGCCGGCTGTTTTTCTTAAAAACAGGTTTGGTGTACCTTTTTACAGAATACCTTATCCCGCGGGGCTAAAAAATACGGACAGGTTTTTTAAAATATTAAAATCGATAACAGATAAAGATACGCCGGCTGAAATCCAAAAAGAGAGAGGCCGTCTGCTTGACGCGATGGCGGACGCGCATAAGATATTGTTTGATAAAAGAGCTGTTATATTTGGCGATAGTGAGTATATGTTAAGTGTTTACTGTTGTTTGAAGGAATGGGGTATGAGATTCAGCGGAGTGGTAAGTGATAAAGACCTGAATCTGGATATAATTGAAAATGATTATAAAAATATTATAGGCAATAAAAGGGAAGATGCAAAAACGCTGTTTATAAACAACGGCAGCATGCATGATCTTGAAGAATGGCTTAGATCAAATAAGATCGATATTTTACTGGGCTCGAGCATGGGCTCTTCAATATCGCTGAAATATGATATTCCACTGGTGAGGCGAGGATTTCCGATACACGACCGTTTTGGTGCCGGAAGATCATTGACCATAGGTTATGAAGGAACTCTTGCATTGCTTGATGATGTTTCCAACGCGTTTGCCGGGATACTTCACTCATCGTTCAGAAAAGACCTTGGAAACAAATATTTAAATAAAGAAAGGGATTATTTATGAAAATCTCAACTGAAATATCTCATCCATGTTTTTCAAGTGAAGCTGCGTGCAGGTCTGCCAGGCTGCATTTACCGGTCGCGCCCGAATGTAATATTCAGTGTACCTACTGCAAACGAAAATATGACTGCGTTAATGAAAGCCGGCCAGGGGTGGCCAGTTCCATTATTTCCCCTGAAGAAGCACTGGAAAGAGTCAAGCTTGTGGAAAATAAATTCCCAAATTTAAAGGTTATTGGAATAGCCGGGCCTGGAGATACACTCGCGAATCCAAATGAGGTTTTTAAAACCTTCAGGTTGATACGCGATTATAATGATAAACTGAAATTTTGTTTTTCGACAAACGGGGTTAATGTGGTAAAACATCTGAAGGAGATCAGGGAAACAGGCGTAAAATACATTACCGTGACAATCAATTCACGGAAAGTGGATGTCGCGAGGACTTTTTACCGCTGGGCGAAGGACGGAGATACTTTCCATAAAGGAGCACTGGCCGCCCATTATATACTCGAAAAACAGGAAGAAGCCCTGGCCGCTTTAAAAGAAGAAAACATACACTTAAAAGTAAATTCCATATTCATACCCGGCGTTAATGATAACGAGATGAAAGACCTGGCAGAGTTCGCGAAAAATTATGGCGCTGAAATACATAATATAATGCCGTTCATTCCGACGAAGGGAACATACTTTGAAAATTTTCCGATGGCCAGCAGAAAAACTCTCATCCATCTGCAAAAAGAAATGTCCTCCATATTGCCGCAGATGACGCATTGCAGGCAGTGCCGGGCGGACGCGGTTGGGAACGTTATCGATGAAAAACCCATTTTTATTGAAAACGGTAAAATAGAAGAAATATGCGTGTGCGGTAATAACAAAAATGATCAGTCTGCTAATGAAAACAAAATAAAACGTTTCGCTGTGGCTTCTAAAAACGGTTATCTGGTGGACCAGCATTTTGGGCACGCCAATGAATTCCTTATATATGACGCTTCGGCAGAAGGTATTAAATTTGTTGAGAGAAGGAAAATGGGACAATATTGTTACGGCCAGGAAAATTGCGAGACGACTGATCAAAAAATAAATAAGATCACCGGCTTACTTTCTGATTGCAACGGTTTACTGGCGCTCAGGATCGGGGACGCGCCGAGAAAAGCTTTGGAAGATAAAGGAATTCATGTGAATATGACTTGCAATAGAATAGAAGACGCGATCCGGGAGAATTGTTTGTATTTATAAGTTTGAAATAGTAAATGGTTTTTGATATAATATAAAAAATAATGATAAAAGAGCAAAAGATATTAAAGAAAGCAAAAAAAATTGCTGATCCTTTCAAAAGACAGCTTTATGTTATTGGTATACTAACTAAAATTTTAGAAAAATTTAATGTCAGGCCGGTTGTTGTCGGTGGATTCGCGTTGGAATTTTATACGACAGGGGGATATAATACCGGTGATATTGATTTAGTTTTTGCGGATTACGGTCTTTTAAGTAAAATTATGGTTGATTTGGGGTTTGAAAGGGTGGGAAGGCACTGGATAAGCAAAGAATTAGATGTTTTCATTGAAGCGCCGGGGTCAAACCTTACAGAGGGTGAAAAAGGGCATCTAAGCCGTGTTGAAATTGATGATTTACATGTTTATTTAATCGGGATAGAGGATTTGATAGTTGACCGCATGAATGCTTATGTCCATTGGAAATCACAGGATGATGGATATTGGGTAAAAGAATTGCTTTCGATACATAAAGGAAAGTTTGATAGAAAATATTTAAATAAAAGATGCAAAGAAGAAAAGACACTGGAAGCTTTCAAAAAATTAGAAAAGGATTTAAAAGGAATTGTAAATAATGAGAAATTATAATTATGATAGCTTTATAAAAGAAAAAAAAGACAAATTTTTTTCGCTAAGGGCGGAATTAAGAAGAAAGCGAAATGGTGTG encodes:
- a CDS encoding nitrogenase component 1; translation: MKNKTALKENYATVNPCYNCMPLGAIIAGSGFEKTCTLLHGSQGCATYMRRHLSRHFQEPVDAGSSSLNEKDAIYGGEENLKKAVINIYKQYDPKMIVVISTCLSETIGDDIPAIINEIENISKAVNIPLAHVSCPSYAGSYTNGYWKAVKAVLEKKAKQNTEIKVDTINIIPGIVTPKDLRCLSKLGKEYGIKFNIFGDYSERFDAPWNKVHKIMPDGGTKLSSVEDAGDAAATIEFSVNHPETDSPAVFLKNRFGVPFYRIPYPAGLKNTDRFFKILKSITDKDTPAEIQKERGRLLDAMADAHKILFDKRAVIFGDSEYMLSVYCCLKEWGMRFSGVVSDKDLNLDIIENDYKNIIGNKREDAKTLFINNGSMHDLEEWLRSNKIDILLGSSMGSSISLKYDIPLVRRGFPIHDRFGAGRSLTIGYEGTLALLDDVSNAFAGILHSSFRKDLGNKYLNKERDYL
- a CDS encoding radical SAM protein — its product is MKISTEISHPCFSSEAACRSARLHLPVAPECNIQCTYCKRKYDCVNESRPGVASSIISPEEALERVKLVENKFPNLKVIGIAGPGDTLANPNEVFKTFRLIRDYNDKLKFCFSTNGVNVVKHLKEIRETGVKYITVTINSRKVDVARTFYRWAKDGDTFHKGALAAHYILEKQEEALAALKEENIHLKVNSIFIPGVNDNEMKDLAEFAKNYGAEIHNIMPFIPTKGTYFENFPMASRKTLIHLQKEMSSILPQMTHCRQCRADAVGNVIDEKPIFIENGKIEEICVCGNNKNDQSANENKIKRFAVASKNGYLVDQHFGHANEFLIYDASAEGIKFVERRKMGQYCYGQENCETTDQKINKITGLLSDCNGLLALRIGDAPRKALEDKGIHVNMTCNRIEDAIRENCLYL
- a CDS encoding DUF6036 family nucleotidyltransferase, encoding MIKEQKILKKAKKIADPFKRQLYVIGILTKILEKFNVRPVVVGGFALEFYTTGGYNTGDIDLVFADYGLLSKIMVDLGFERVGRHWISKELDVFIEAPGSNLTEGEKGHLSRVEIDDLHVYLIGIEDLIVDRMNAYVHWKSQDDGYWVKELLSIHKGKFDRKYLNKRCKEEKTLEAFKKLEKDLKGIVNNEKL